A part of Quatrionicoccus australiensis genomic DNA contains:
- a CDS encoding MMPL family transporter has translation MSKAGRAFLLWLLAMLAGAAIVWNSRFTADMSFFLPSHPSAEQQVLVDQLKEGVVSRLLMVAIAGGDETQRAALSRELRGRLGKMPEFVSVQNGESDSQAADRDFLFRHRYLLSPAVTPERFTVDGLEKSISDSVDRLASPLGMVLKPLLPRDPTGEMLELLRGLNAGAQPDSKAGVWASHDGERAMLLIQTAALGSDTDGQENAIKLIRSQFAETAQGQGIANASLQLSGPGLFAVNSRATIKGEVSRLSTISTLAIVAVLFFVYRSLRLLGLGLLPVVSGALAGVVAVSLAYGTVFGITVGFGAALIGEAVDYSIYYFVQSGRNGLTDWKQRFWPTIRLGVLTSAAGFGALLFSGFPGLAQLGLYSLAGVATAALVTRFVLPQLGQANGQTRDLTPFGRRALHGMQTLRHLRWPVLALALAATATLFAEREHLWNPELAALSPVSPADQAVDMALRADIGAPDARYLVVIDAADRESALRQAEATGLRLDALVASGQLGGYDSPSRFLPSQASQDARRASLPTAEQLRPRLQAALVDSPLAAGKLDGFLSDVEQARSAGNIERASLNGTSLALAVDSLLLPHGSGWSVLLPLRAGEQAIDPSAIRSALAGNDALFIDMKAEFDKLYNDYLHEAMLLSLAGLGAIVVLLAATLRSPRRLGAVLLPLVLAVLLVIAGLHLLGERLHLMHLIGMLLIVAVGSNYALFFDRASDEHRLDPETLASMLLANLTTAIGFGTLALSQVPVLHAVGVTVGPGAILALLLAAIFAPRASAA, from the coding sequence GCTGCTGGCCATGCTGGCCGGGGCGGCCATTGTCTGGAACAGCCGCTTCACGGCCGACATGTCCTTCTTCCTGCCATCGCACCCGAGCGCCGAGCAGCAGGTGCTGGTCGACCAACTGAAGGAAGGCGTTGTTTCGCGTCTGCTGATGGTCGCCATCGCCGGCGGCGACGAAACGCAGCGCGCCGCCCTGTCGCGCGAGCTGCGCGGTCGACTCGGCAAAATGCCCGAATTTGTCTCGGTGCAGAACGGCGAAAGCGACAGCCAGGCGGCCGACCGCGATTTCCTCTTCCGCCACCGCTATCTGCTCAGCCCGGCCGTGACGCCCGAACGCTTTACGGTCGACGGCCTGGAAAAGAGCATTTCCGACAGCGTCGACCGCCTGGCCTCGCCGCTCGGCATGGTGCTCAAACCCCTGCTGCCGCGCGATCCGACTGGCGAAATGCTCGAACTGCTGCGCGGCCTCAATGCCGGCGCACAGCCGGACAGCAAGGCTGGCGTCTGGGCCTCGCACGACGGCGAACGGGCGATGCTGCTGATCCAGACCGCGGCGCTCGGCTCCGATACCGACGGCCAGGAAAACGCGATCAAGCTGATCCGCAGCCAGTTCGCCGAAACCGCGCAAGGGCAGGGCATTGCCAACGCCAGCCTGCAACTGTCCGGCCCCGGCCTGTTCGCGGTCAATTCGCGGGCGACGATCAAGGGAGAAGTCAGCCGCCTGTCGACGATCAGCACGCTGGCCATCGTTGCCGTGCTGTTCTTCGTCTATCGCTCGCTGCGCCTGCTCGGCCTCGGCCTGCTGCCGGTGGTTTCCGGCGCGCTGGCCGGCGTCGTCGCGGTCAGCCTGGCCTACGGCACGGTGTTCGGCATCACCGTCGGTTTCGGCGCGGCGCTGATCGGCGAGGCAGTCGATTACTCGATTTATTACTTCGTGCAATCCGGCCGCAATGGCCTGACCGACTGGAAACAGCGCTTCTGGCCGACCATCCGGCTCGGTGTGCTGACCTCGGCCGCCGGCTTCGGCGCCCTGCTTTTTTCCGGCTTTCCCGGCCTCGCCCAGCTCGGCCTCTATTCGCTGGCCGGCGTTGCCACCGCGGCGCTGGTCACCCGCTTCGTGCTGCCGCAACTCGGCCAGGCCAATGGCCAGACGCGCGACCTGACGCCATTCGGGCGGCGCGCCCTGCACGGCATGCAGACGCTGCGCCATCTGCGCTGGCCTGTCCTCGCCCTGGCACTGGCCGCGACCGCGACACTCTTCGCCGAACGCGAGCATTTGTGGAATCCCGAACTCGCGGCACTCAGCCCGGTCAGCCCGGCCGACCAGGCGGTCGACATGGCGCTGCGCGCCGATATCGGCGCGCCGGATGCACGCTATCTGGTGGTGATCGACGCCGCCGACCGCGAAAGCGCCTTGCGCCAGGCCGAAGCGACCGGGCTCCGCCTCGATGCGCTGGTCGCCAGCGGCCAGCTCGGCGGCTACGACAGCCCGAGCCGTTTCCTGCCCAGCCAGGCCAGTCAGGACGCTCGTCGCGCCAGCCTGCCGACGGCCGAGCAACTGCGCCCGCGCCTGCAGGCGGCCCTCGTCGATTCGCCACTGGCCGCCGGCAAACTCGACGGCTTCCTGAGCGATGTCGAACAGGCGCGCAGCGCCGGCAATATCGAACGCGCCAGCCTCAATGGCACCAGCCTGGCGCTCGCCGTCGATTCGCTGCTGCTGCCGCACGGCAGCGGCTGGAGCGTGCTGCTGCCGCTACGGGCGGGCGAACAGGCGATAGACCCGAGCGCCATCCGCAGCGCGCTGGCCGGCAACGATGCGCTGTTCATCGACATGAAGGCCGAGTTCGACAAGCTCTACAACGACTACCTGCACGAAGCCATGCTGCTGTCGCTGGCCGGCCTGGGCGCCATCGTCGTCCTCCTCGCCGCGACCCTGCGTTCGCCGCGCCGGCTCGGCGCCGTGCTGCTGCCGCTGGTGCTCGCCGTGCTTCTCGTCATTGCCGGCCTGCATCTGCTCGGCGAACGCCTGCACCTGATGCACCTGATCGGCATGCTGCTGATCGTCGCGGTCGGCTCCAATTACGCGCTGTTCTTCGACCGCGCCAGCGACGAACACCGGCTCGATCCCGAGACGCTGGCCTCGATGCTGCTCGCCAACCTGACCACCGCAATCGGCTTCGGCACGCTCGCCCTGTCGCAGGTGCCGGTGCTGCACGCGGTCGGCGTCACGGTCGGGCCGGGCGCCATCCTGGCGCTGCTGCTGGCGGCCATTTTCGCACCACGGGCAAGCGCCGCATGA
- a CDS encoding alpha/beta fold hydrolase, which translates to MNAPLRTVERKTGASTLLVLLPGAYMTAADFATAGFFDAIARRRLALDLVAVDLDLEAISSGTALPALQAQILAPARQLGYSQVWLGGISLGGLLALCHNADTPGEVDGLCLLAPYPGSRLTTNAIARAGGLGVWQASAEELQDPEFRAWQWLQKPPADFPVFVGYGTEDRFAAGMAQIAGCFPQDARCAIPGDHDWPVWQVLWEHFLDSGKLPV; encoded by the coding sequence ATGAACGCCCCGCTGCGCACCGTCGAACGCAAGACCGGCGCCAGCACGCTGCTCGTGCTGCTGCCCGGCGCCTACATGACGGCCGCCGATTTCGCCACGGCCGGCTTCTTCGACGCCATCGCCCGCCGCCGGCTGGCGCTCGATCTCGTAGCGGTCGACCTCGATCTTGAGGCCATTTCCAGCGGCACCGCCTTGCCGGCGCTGCAGGCGCAGATCCTCGCGCCGGCCCGCCAACTGGGCTACAGCCAGGTCTGGCTGGGCGGCATCTCGCTCGGCGGCCTGCTCGCGCTGTGCCACAACGCCGACACACCGGGCGAGGTCGACGGCCTGTGCCTGCTCGCGCCCTATCCGGGCAGCCGCCTGACCACCAATGCGATCGCCCGCGCCGGCGGACTGGGCGTCTGGCAGGCCAGCGCCGAAGAACTGCAAGACCCGGAGTTCCGTGCCTGGCAATGGCTGCAGAAGCCGCCGGCCGATTTCCCGGTGTTCGTCGGCTACGGCACGGAAGACCGTTTCGCCGCCGGCATGGCGCAGATCGCCGGCTGTTTCCCGCAAGACGCGCGCTGTGCCATCCCCGGCGATCACGACTGGCCGGTCTGGCAGGTTTTGTGGGAACATTTTCTCGATAGCGGAAAGTTGCCGGTCTGA
- a CDS encoding polysaccharide deacetylase family protein, with amino-acid sequence MPKRWTPSPTLKLSFATHAAAGLVALAVPGAWPWALGAIALNQAILTGAGMLPRSSLLGPNLTRLPAAAIARREIALTIDDGPHPEVTPRVLDLLDAAQAKASFFCIGRQARLYPALCREIVARGHRVENHGDSHSSLFATFGFGRMQADIAAAQSTLADITGQAPQFFRPTAGLRNPFLDPVLHRLDLQLAAWTRRPYDTREGSPRTVYQRLIHDLAAGDILLMHDGNSAPSADGTPVILGVLPCLLQTLAEQGLHSVTLTSSLTP; translated from the coding sequence ATGCCCAAACGCTGGACTCCTTCGCCCACCCTGAAACTCAGCTTCGCCACGCATGCCGCGGCCGGCCTCGTTGCGCTCGCCGTGCCCGGCGCCTGGCCCTGGGCGCTCGGCGCCATCGCCCTCAACCAGGCGATCCTGACCGGCGCCGGCATGCTGCCGCGCAGCAGCCTGCTCGGCCCCAACCTGACCCGCCTGCCGGCGGCGGCGATCGCCCGCCGCGAAATCGCGCTGACCATAGACGACGGGCCGCATCCGGAAGTCACGCCGCGCGTCCTCGACCTGCTCGATGCAGCGCAGGCGAAAGCCAGCTTTTTCTGCATCGGCCGCCAGGCTCGCCTGTATCCGGCGCTGTGCCGCGAAATCGTCGCCCGCGGCCATCGTGTCGAGAACCACGGCGACTCGCATTCCAGCCTGTTCGCCACCTTCGGCTTCGGCCGCATGCAGGCCGACATCGCCGCGGCGCAGAGCACACTGGCCGACATCACCGGCCAGGCGCCGCAGTTCTTCCGGCCCACCGCCGGCCTGCGCAATCCTTTCCTCGACCCGGTGCTGCACCGCCTCGACCTGCAACTCGCCGCCTGGACGCGCCGTCCCTACGACACGCGCGAAGGTTCGCCGCGCACGGTTTACCAGCGCCTGATCCACGACCTCGCCGCCGGCGACATCCTGCTCATGCACGACGGCAATTCGGCACCGAGCGCCGACGGCACGCCGGTCATCCTCGGCGTCCTGCCCTGTCTGCTGCAAACCCTGGCCGAACAAGGCCTGCACTCCGTCACCCTGACTTCCTCCCTGACGCCATGA
- a CDS encoding class I SAM-dependent methyltransferase, whose translation MTSRFLQNLLDDASRPFRPGGHFAYHYARGKLSSDCIFRELLKRGIFPAEGRFLDLGCGQGSLFSWLLAARNLYEKGNWPSDWAVPPKPLSLHGYELMQKDVDRAARAFGADHPVVAIRQGDMCKVDFGQVDVVTILDALHYIDHQRQKDVLKRIRAALPPGGLFLTRVGDKGAGLPYHLCNWVDHAVTFVRGHRLPTLYGRPLAEWVDLLKNLGFQVETMPMTEGKPFANIMLICRVPAEATI comes from the coding sequence ATGACCTCACGCTTCCTGCAAAACCTGCTCGACGATGCCAGCCGTCCCTTCCGGCCCGGCGGCCATTTCGCCTACCACTATGCGCGCGGCAAGCTGTCTTCCGACTGCATCTTCCGCGAGTTGCTCAAGCGCGGCATTTTCCCGGCCGAAGGGCGCTTTCTCGACCTCGGCTGCGGCCAGGGCAGCCTGTTTTCCTGGCTGCTCGCCGCCCGCAATCTGTACGAAAAGGGCAACTGGCCGAGCGACTGGGCCGTGCCACCGAAGCCGCTCAGCCTGCATGGCTATGAACTGATGCAGAAGGATGTCGACCGCGCCGCGCGCGCCTTCGGTGCCGACCATCCGGTCGTCGCCATCCGCCAGGGTGACATGTGCAAGGTCGATTTCGGCCAGGTCGATGTCGTGACCATCCTCGACGCCCTGCATTACATCGACCACCAGCGCCAGAAGGATGTGCTCAAGCGCATCCGCGCCGCCCTGCCGCCTGGCGGCCTGTTCCTGACCCGGGTCGGCGACAAGGGCGCCGGTCTGCCCTATCACCTGTGCAACTGGGTCGACCATGCCGTCACCTTCGTGCGCGGTCACCGCCTGCCGACGCTGTACGGCCGCCCGCTCGCCGAATGGGTCGATTTGCTGAAAAACCTCGGCTTCCAGGTCGAAACCATGCCGATGACCGAAGGCAAGCCCTTCGCCAACATCATGCTGATCTGCCGCGTACCGGCTGAAGCCACGATCTGA
- a CDS encoding methyltransferase family protein, whose protein sequence is MLEILAFLAGSALVLWWSRDAIRLPGTHGFYRFFVWEAILLLVILNHEPWGKQPFSPHQTTSWVLMLLSIGLALGGLITLRREGKAGEARHEPGLYSFEKTTHLVSSGLFAYIRHPMYTSLLALAWGAFFQDPNLSGSMVAGFASLFLLLTAKADERECLRYFGPQYAEYKQRTWMFIPFLL, encoded by the coding sequence ATGCTGGAAATCCTCGCCTTCCTGGCCGGCTCCGCGCTCGTCCTCTGGTGGTCGCGCGACGCCATCCGCCTGCCCGGCACGCATGGCTTCTACCGCTTCTTCGTCTGGGAAGCGATCCTGCTCCTCGTCATCCTCAATCACGAACCCTGGGGCAAACAACCGTTCTCGCCACACCAGACCACCTCGTGGGTCCTGATGCTGCTCAGCATCGGGCTTGCGCTGGGCGGCCTGATCACCCTGCGCCGCGAAGGCAAGGCCGGCGAAGCACGGCACGAACCCGGGCTGTACAGTTTCGAGAAGACGACCCACCTGGTCAGTAGCGGCCTCTTCGCCTACATCCGCCATCCGATGTACACCTCGCTGCTGGCACTGGCCTGGGGAGCCTTCTTCCAGGACCCGAACCTGAGCGGCAGCATGGTCGCCGGCTTCGCTTCACTGTTCCTGCTGCTCACGGCAAAAGCCGACGAAAGGGAATGCCTGCGCTATTTCGGCCCACAATATGCCGAATACAAGCAGCGCACCTGGATGTTCATTCCCTTCCTTCTCTAA
- a CDS encoding beta-ketoacyl-[acyl-carrier-protein] synthase family protein yields MTPLLLSSYTATTCLGSGLAATLAGLRDGRSGLQPCHFETVDLATWIGEVAAVDAQKLPEMLARYDCRNNRLTQLGLEADGFADQVRAAIGRYGKSRVGVFLGTSTAGILQTELAYRRRDPESGALPDDFIYRTTHNSFSLAEFTRDYFGLEGPAMAVSTACSSSAKVFAAAARQLALGTIDAAIVGGVDTLCLTTLYGFASLQLTSDQPCRPYDAARNGISVGEGAAFALLERAPASPAAGSVLLLGTGESSDAYHMSSPHPEGLGAKLAMEAALRSAGLTADAIDYINLHGTSTPANDAAEGKAVVALFGERVPCSSTKGATGHTLGAAGAVEAVICALALTHDLLPGSPNTAALDPSIPIQYLLHSRNGKVRHALSNSFGFGGSNCSLVFGVAA; encoded by the coding sequence GTGACCCCGCTCCTTCTTTCCAGCTACACCGCCACCACCTGCCTGGGCAGCGGCCTTGCGGCAACGCTCGCCGGCCTGCGCGATGGACGCAGCGGTCTTCAGCCCTGCCATTTCGAAACGGTAGACCTCGCCACCTGGATCGGTGAAGTCGCAGCGGTCGACGCGCAAAAACTGCCCGAAATGCTGGCCCGCTACGATTGCCGCAACAATCGCCTGACCCAGCTCGGCCTCGAAGCCGACGGTTTCGCCGATCAGGTTCGCGCTGCCATCGGTCGTTACGGCAAGAGTCGCGTCGGCGTCTTTCTCGGCACCAGCACGGCCGGCATCCTGCAAACCGAACTGGCCTACCGCCGGCGCGACCCGGAAAGCGGCGCACTGCCCGACGACTTCATCTACCGCACGACGCACAACTCCTTTTCGCTGGCCGAATTCACGCGCGACTACTTCGGCCTCGAAGGCCCGGCCATGGCCGTGTCGACCGCCTGCTCGTCGAGCGCCAAGGTCTTCGCCGCCGCCGCCCGGCAACTGGCGCTCGGCACGATAGACGCGGCCATCGTCGGCGGCGTCGATACGCTGTGCCTGACCACGCTGTACGGCTTTGCCTCGCTGCAACTGACCTCCGACCAGCCGTGCCGGCCCTACGATGCCGCCCGCAACGGCATCTCGGTCGGCGAGGGCGCCGCCTTCGCGCTGCTCGAACGCGCCCCGGCCAGCCCGGCCGCCGGCTCGGTACTGCTGCTCGGCACCGGCGAATCGAGCGACGCCTATCACATGTCCTCGCCGCACCCGGAAGGCCTCGGCGCCAAACTGGCCATGGAAGCCGCGCTGCGCTCGGCCGGCCTGACGGCGGACGCCATCGACTACATCAACCTGCACGGCACCTCGACGCCGGCCAATGATGCCGCCGAGGGCAAGGCCGTCGTCGCGCTGTTCGGCGAGCGCGTGCCATGCAGCTCGACCAAGGGTGCCACCGGCCACACGCTGGGTGCCGCTGGCGCCGTCGAAGCGGTGATCTGCGCCCTGGCGCTGACGCATGACCTGTTGCCGGGCAGCCCCAACACGGCAGCGCTCGACCCAAGCATTCCCATCCAGTATCTCCTGCACAGCCGCAACGGCAAGGTCCGCCACGCGCTGTCCAATTCCTTCGGTTTCGGCGGCAGCAACTGCAGCCTTGTCTTCGGAGTCGCCGCATGA
- a CDS encoding beta-ketoacyl synthase chain length factor encodes MNPTPLTAWISGIGFIAPGLPDWATARAVLLGEQPYVAAPSVLPSPAILPPAERRRASRVVKLTLGIGLEAAAHAGADVATLATVFSASGADGHNCHALCEQLATDDRQISPTRFHNSVHNAAAGYWGIATHAMAPCQVLCAFDASFGAGLLDTLGQVIVDQQPTLLIAYDSEYPEPLHAKRDTPDCAGVALLLTPERTANSLARITVCPSPAAAEQFADAALETLRTTIPALRALPLLHKLVRGEAGPVCLDYLPPMQLMVDLQPC; translated from the coding sequence ATGAACCCGACCCCGCTCACTGCCTGGATTTCCGGCATCGGCTTCATCGCGCCGGGCCTGCCCGACTGGGCGACGGCGCGTGCCGTGCTGCTCGGCGAACAGCCCTATGTCGCCGCGCCTTCGGTGCTGCCCAGCCCGGCCATCCTGCCGCCGGCCGAACGCCGCCGGGCCAGCCGCGTCGTCAAGCTGACCCTGGGCATCGGCCTCGAAGCCGCCGCCCATGCCGGCGCCGATGTCGCCACGCTGGCCACGGTGTTTTCCGCCTCCGGTGCCGACGGCCACAACTGCCATGCGCTGTGCGAGCAACTGGCGACCGACGACCGCCAGATCTCGCCGACCCGCTTCCACAATTCCGTGCATAACGCCGCCGCCGGTTACTGGGGCATCGCCACGCACGCGATGGCGCCGTGCCAGGTGCTGTGCGCCTTCGATGCCAGCTTCGGCGCCGGTCTGCTCGACACGCTGGGTCAGGTCATTGTCGACCAGCAGCCGACCCTGCTCATCGCCTACGACAGCGAATACCCGGAACCGCTGCACGCCAAGCGCGATACGCCCGATTGTGCCGGCGTCGCGCTGCTGCTCACGCCGGAAAGGACGGCCAACTCACTGGCCCGGATCACGGTCTGCCCGAGCCCGGCAGCAGCCGAACAGTTTGCCGACGCGGCACTGGAAACCCTGCGCACGACCATCCCGGCGCTGCGCGCGCTGCCGCTGCTGCACAAGCTGGTCCGCGGCGAAGCCGGCCCGGTCTGCCTCGACTACCTGCCGCCCATGCAACTCATGGTCGATCTGCAGCCGTGCTAG
- a CDS encoding hotdog family protein, translating to MLDHAWIAAHIPHQGDMCLLDSVVDWSENAISCRAVSHTDPANPLRAADRLGAATGIEYAAQAMAIHGALLAGQDDAPRQGYLTSVRSVTLHVDRLDDLSGPLDVQAERLSGDANNILYQFSVGHAGRCLLAGRAAVVLDAAALTKESA from the coding sequence GTGCTAGACCACGCCTGGATCGCCGCCCATATCCCGCATCAGGGCGACATGTGTCTGCTCGACTCAGTGGTCGACTGGTCGGAAAACGCGATTTCCTGCCGCGCCGTCAGCCACACCGATCCGGCCAACCCGCTGCGCGCGGCTGACCGGCTCGGTGCAGCGACCGGCATCGAGTACGCAGCGCAGGCCATGGCCATCCACGGCGCGCTGCTCGCCGGCCAGGATGATGCGCCGCGCCAGGGCTACCTGACCAGCGTGCGCAGCGTCACGCTGCACGTGGACCGCCTCGACGACCTGAGCGGCCCGCTCGACGTGCAAGCCGAACGCCTGTCCGGCGACGCCAACAACATCCTTTATCAGTTCTCCGTCGGCCACGCCGGCCGCTGCCTGCTTGCCGGGCGCGCCGCCGTTGTGCTCGATGCCGCAGCCCTCACCAAGGAATCCGCATGA
- the fabG gene encoding 3-oxoacyl-ACP reductase FabG, with product MKRALVTGGSGGIGAAICKRLAADGHHVIVHANRSLGKADAVVAEIVAAGGSGEAVSFDVTDRAATAAALTALLEAGPIQILINNAGIHSDAVFPGMSGEQWDSVVDVSLNGFFNVTQPLTMPMLRTRWGRIVNISSIAGITGNRGQVNYSAAKAALHAAGKSLALELASRNITVNAVAPGIIATDMIEGTFDADAIKKLVPMQRAGQPEEVADLVAFLASDRAAYISGQVISINGAMI from the coding sequence ATGAAACGCGCCCTCGTCACCGGCGGCAGCGGCGGCATCGGCGCCGCCATCTGCAAGCGCCTCGCCGCCGACGGTCACCACGTCATCGTCCACGCCAACCGCAGCCTCGGCAAGGCCGACGCCGTCGTCGCCGAAATCGTCGCCGCCGGCGGCAGTGGCGAAGCGGTCAGCTTCGACGTCACCGACCGCGCCGCAACGGCCGCGGCACTCACTGCGCTGCTCGAAGCCGGGCCCATCCAGATCCTGATCAACAATGCCGGCATCCACAGCGATGCAGTCTTTCCCGGCATGTCGGGCGAACAGTGGGATTCAGTGGTCGACGTCTCGCTGAACGGCTTTTTCAACGTGACGCAGCCGCTGACCATGCCGATGCTCCGCACGCGCTGGGGCCGCATCGTCAATATTTCGTCGATTGCCGGCATCACCGGCAACCGCGGCCAGGTCAATTACTCCGCCGCCAAGGCCGCGCTGCACGCCGCCGGCAAATCGCTGGCGCTGGAGCTGGCGAGCCGCAACATCACGGTCAACGCCGTGGCGCCAGGCATTATCGCGACCGACATGATCGAAGGCACCTTCGACGCCGACGCGATCAAGAAACTGGTGCCCATGCAGCGCGCCGGCCAGCCGGAAGAAGTCGCCGACCTCGTCGCCTTTCTCGCCTCCGACCGCGCCGCCTATATCTCCGGCCAGGTCATCTCGATCAACGGCGCGATGATCTGA
- a CDS encoding LysR family transcriptional regulator has protein sequence MNWLNSWASFVKVVEAGSMAAAARRLDCTRAQVSKQVGELEQAFGVRLLERTTRRLSLTPSGEVFYQHALRALEAVESTELAVRNLGDVPRGVLRISAPLTFGRIYVAPLLPRIAARYPHMQCELVLTDQLVDLAEGKIDLALRITKLPPEDAVARKLVFLQRVLCAAPAYLAGHGEPRLPADLVEHPCFDYSLNGGGPSEWILTDRQGEESTVRVSGSFQINNIDCIQQAVLDGHGIGILPTYLCAPELARGSLQVVLGDYEPRNSFGQHLYACYTPSRVRLPRVRVFLDELELLLSPAPPWERPV, from the coding sequence ATGAACTGGTTGAACAGTTGGGCAAGTTTCGTGAAAGTGGTCGAGGCCGGCAGCATGGCGGCTGCGGCGCGGCGTCTGGATTGCACGCGGGCGCAGGTCAGCAAGCAGGTCGGTGAGCTGGAACAGGCCTTCGGCGTGCGCCTGCTCGAACGCACGACGCGCCGCCTGAGCCTGACGCCGTCCGGCGAGGTCTTCTACCAGCATGCGCTGCGGGCGCTGGAAGCGGTCGAGAGTACCGAGCTGGCCGTGCGCAATCTCGGCGACGTGCCGCGCGGCGTGCTGCGCATCAGCGCCCCGCTCACCTTCGGCCGGATCTACGTGGCGCCGCTGCTGCCGCGCATCGCGGCGCGCTATCCGCACATGCAATGCGAACTGGTGCTGACCGACCAGCTGGTCGACCTGGCCGAGGGCAAGATCGATCTCGCCCTGCGCATCACCAAACTGCCGCCCGAGGACGCCGTGGCGCGCAAACTGGTCTTCCTGCAGCGGGTGCTCTGCGCCGCGCCGGCCTATCTGGCGGGGCATGGCGAGCCGCGTTTGCCGGCCGATCTGGTCGAGCATCCCTGCTTCGACTATTCGCTGAACGGCGGCGGGCCGAGCGAGTGGATACTGACCGATCGCCAGGGCGAGGAAAGCACGGTCCGGGTCAGCGGCAGTTTCCAGATCAACAATATCGACTGCATCCAGCAGGCTGTGCTCGACGGGCACGGCATCGGCATCCTGCCGACCTACCTGTGTGCGCCCGAGCTGGCGCGCGGCAGCCTGCAGGTCGTGCTCGGCGACTACGAGCCGCGCAACAGCTTCGGCCAGCATCTTTACGCCTGTTACACGCCGAGCCGGGTCCGTCTGCCGCGCGTGCGCGTCTTCCTCGACGAACTGGAATTGCTGCTCAGCCCGGCGCCGCCCTGGGAGCGGCCGGTCTGA